A single genomic interval of Helianthus annuus cultivar XRQ/B chromosome 6, HanXRQr2.0-SUNRISE, whole genome shotgun sequence harbors:
- the LOC110865491 gene encoding uncharacterized protein LOC110865491: MTAKVEAAHGGGAATMVVEESSSRRTSNPPFAARTLSPFSFPIGQAPIVVYGDDDEERRRSVYGPAVGTIIRRSLSRTGGSCFGPSSFALMMMMMFWFECGSGHSRSSGDARFRSSHGGCASGRELFNTSQKSVELGNTILEEF, encoded by the exons ATGACGGCGAAGGTGGAGGCGGCTCACGGCGGCGGCGCCGCTACGATGGTGGTGGAGGAGTCTTCTTCACGGCGAACCAGCAACCCCCCCTTTGCTGCTCGCACTCTCTCCCCGTTTTCTTTTCCGATCGGACAAGCTCCGATCGTCGTTTACGGCGACGATGATGAAGAACGACGGCGGTCTGTGTATGGACCGGCGGTCGGTACAATTATCCGGCGGTCCTTGTCTCGGACCGGCGGTTCTTGCTTCGGTCCGTCGAGTTTCgcgttgatgatgatgatgatgttttggTTTGAGTGTGGTTCGGGTCACAGCCGCAGTTCGGGTGATGCTCGGTTCAGATCTAGTCACGGTGGTTGTGCTAGTGGTAGGGAGTTGTTTAATACGAGTCAAAAGTCGGTCGAACTTGGTAACACGATACTGGAGGAGT tttaa